In a single window of the Tellurirhabdus bombi genome:
- a CDS encoding ABC transporter permease/substrate-binding protein has protein sequence MLTHIGLTFLSLVLALLIGLPVGILITRYKRVAAPVLGLTGVLQTIPSIALLGFLIPVLGIGVGPALVALFLYALLPIVRNTYVGITEVSPILKEAAQGMGMTDFQVLTRLELPLALPVIFAGIRTATVINVGVATLAAYVAGGGLGEFIFGGIALNNTSMILAGAVPAALLAVLFDFLLSKLQHLPAIRMRRAALLFLLVSPFLSGFYWVSKAEQTRLVAGFAHEFYGRADGYPELQKKYGLSITPLLLDQNLMYEAIYNKQVDVISGYSTDGRIKAYELTVLEDDKKAFPPYQAAFVVRQAVLKKHPELAETLNLLVGRLNDSIMTALNYQADYLHQSPEIVARNFLKKTGLYQSPKVMDRRESITIGSKIFTEQYILVEIMRQLLEGHTSLRVLTKTGFGGTKICFDALRTGAIDVYPEYTGTGLLVILQPNVQITDSLRTDAKATYRYVANEFTRQYDLTWLPPLGFNNAYALMMRREQTRQLQLRTISDLQQYLEK, from the coding sequence ATGCTCACGCACATTGGCCTTACTTTTCTGTCGCTGGTTCTGGCACTGCTTATCGGCTTACCCGTTGGCATTCTGATTACGCGCTACAAACGCGTGGCCGCTCCGGTACTGGGCTTAACGGGCGTTCTGCAAACGATACCGAGCATCGCGTTGCTGGGTTTTCTGATTCCGGTGCTGGGCATTGGCGTTGGACCCGCGTTGGTCGCCTTGTTTTTATATGCTCTGCTGCCCATTGTTAGAAATACGTACGTCGGTATTACAGAGGTCAGTCCTATTCTGAAAGAGGCGGCTCAGGGCATGGGCATGACCGATTTTCAAGTATTGACCCGACTCGAATTGCCGCTTGCTTTGCCGGTTATTTTTGCCGGTATCCGTACCGCGACGGTCATCAATGTCGGAGTGGCAACGCTGGCCGCTTACGTCGCTGGCGGTGGCCTGGGCGAATTTATTTTTGGCGGTATTGCGCTTAACAACACCTCGATGATTCTGGCAGGAGCCGTTCCGGCGGCTTTGCTGGCCGTTCTGTTCGATTTTTTACTGTCTAAATTACAGCATTTGCCTGCCATACGGATGCGGCGGGCGGCCCTGCTTTTTCTGCTTGTATCGCCTTTTCTTTCGGGTTTTTACTGGGTTTCCAAAGCTGAGCAGACGCGCCTGGTCGCCGGTTTTGCGCACGAGTTTTACGGTCGCGCCGATGGTTATCCCGAACTACAGAAAAAATATGGGCTATCCATTACTCCGCTTCTGCTCGACCAAAATTTGATGTACGAAGCAATTTATAACAAACAGGTTGATGTGATCAGTGGCTATTCTACGGACGGGCGCATTAAAGCCTATGAATTGACCGTTTTGGAGGACGATAAAAAAGCATTTCCGCCCTATCAGGCGGCTTTTGTGGTGCGGCAAGCGGTACTGAAAAAACATCCAGAACTGGCTGAAACGCTGAATTTACTGGTAGGACGACTAAACGATTCGATCATGACGGCCCTGAACTACCAGGCAGATTACCTCCATCAATCACCGGAGATTGTTGCGCGAAATTTTCTTAAAAAGACGGGCTTATATCAATCTCCTAAAGTCATGGATCGCCGGGAGAGTATTACCATTGGCTCCAAGATTTTCACGGAACAATATATTTTGGTAGAGATCATGCGTCAATTGCTGGAAGGACATACCTCGCTTCGTGTCTTGACGAAAACCGGTTTTGGTGGCACTAAAATTTGCTTTGATGCCCTTCGCACAGGCGCTATCGATGTTTATCCAGAATATACGGGTACAGGTTTGCTCGTCATTCTGCAACCCAATGTCCAGATAACAGATTCGCTACGTACGGATGCCAAAGCGACATACCGGTACGTAGCGAATGAGTTTACCCGACAATATGATTTAACGTGGCTGCCTCCTTTGGGCTTCAACAACGCCTATGCGCTGATGATGCGTCGGGAGCAAACCCGCCAACTTCAACTTCGGACAATTAGTGATTTACAGCAGTATCTCGAAAAATAA
- a CDS encoding ATP-binding cassette domain-containing protein — MISIRQVSRNFGDYQAVRDVSFEVHAGETVVLLGTSGCGKTTTLKMINGLISPSSGTISVNGTDVRQQEIHQLRRQIGYVIQDTGLFPHYTVSENMAIVPRLLNWETQAIQARTRELLTMLKLPESALHRYPSDLSGGQRQRVGLARALAARPAILLMDEPLGALDPVTRAGIRREFRQLDELRQKTIVLVTHDVQEAFELGDRIGLMDAGQLVQLGTPKELLLQPKTDFVRDFLKEQRLFLQLHTFTLTDLVPYLEANSPIETNFRLPAETRLDEVLTQLTQQQAFFEVDNRQFQIQPAAIWTAMNQLCQPT, encoded by the coding sequence ATGATTTCAATCCGCCAGGTATCCCGAAATTTTGGCGACTATCAGGCCGTCCGAGATGTATCGTTTGAGGTGCACGCCGGGGAAACGGTGGTCTTGCTGGGCACGAGTGGTTGCGGGAAAACGACTACCCTGAAGATGATTAATGGCTTGATTTCGCCGTCGTCGGGCACGATTTCCGTGAATGGAACCGACGTCCGGCAGCAGGAAATCCACCAGTTGAGGCGGCAAATTGGGTATGTCATTCAGGATACGGGACTTTTTCCGCATTATACCGTTAGTGAAAACATGGCCATCGTCCCTCGTTTGTTAAACTGGGAAACCCAAGCCATTCAGGCACGCACCCGCGAATTACTCACTATGCTGAAACTGCCGGAAAGTGCGCTTCACCGATACCCTTCTGACCTAAGCGGCGGCCAGCGCCAGCGCGTTGGCTTGGCCCGGGCGTTGGCGGCGCGGCCGGCCATTCTGCTCATGGACGAACCCCTGGGTGCGCTCGACCCGGTCACGCGGGCGGGCATTCGCCGGGAATTTCGGCAACTCGATGAATTGAGGCAAAAAACAATCGTTCTGGTGACGCACGACGTGCAGGAGGCGTTTGAACTCGGCGACCGCATTGGCCTGATGGATGCCGGGCAATTGGTCCAGTTGGGAACACCTAAAGAGTTGCTTCTTCAGCCAAAAACCGATTTTGTCCGGGATTTTCTGAAAGAACAGCGACTTTTTTTGCAGCTACACACGTTTACACTAACTGATCTTGTGCCTTATCTGGAAGCTAATTCGCCCATAGAAACTAATTTCAGACTACCCGCCGAAACCCGCCTGGACGAAGTTTTAACGCAACTAACTCAGCAGCAAGCTTTTTTCGAAGTAGATAACCGGCAGTTTCAAATTCAGCCCGCCGCCATTTGGACCGCCATGAACCAGCTTTGCCAGCCTACCTAA
- a CDS encoding DmpA family aminopeptidase, which yields MKYIFLSVLLLSVQSLLAQSTKRPREYGIRIGVIPTGALNAITDVPGVRVGQVTLQQGQHIRTGVTAILPHTDNLFQQKAPAAIYLGNGFGKLTGYSQVEELGTLETPIILTNTLSVPTAADAVIDYTLSQTGNAQVRSLNPVVGETNDGGLNDIRGRHVTKQHVLDAIKQAKTGPVEEGNVGAGTGTVCFGFKGGIGTSSRKLPASLGGYTVGVLVQTNFGGVLQIAGVPIGVELGKFSYKEKLDGSCMMVVLTDAPLDARNLKRLAKRAFMGMGRTGGIASNGSGDYVIAVSTAYRIPHETKNSFDEVKLLRNDNTSPLFMAAIEATEEAIINSLFAAQTMKGNEGHQVEQLPIEKVVALMRKAGQIH from the coding sequence ATGAAATACATTTTCCTATCTGTTCTCCTCCTTAGTGTTCAAAGCCTGCTTGCTCAGTCCACCAAGCGACCCCGTGAGTACGGCATCCGCATCGGTGTTATTCCCACGGGAGCACTCAACGCCATCACGGATGTACCGGGCGTACGGGTAGGCCAGGTAACACTCCAGCAGGGGCAGCATATTCGCACGGGCGTCACTGCGATCTTGCCGCATACCGATAATTTGTTCCAGCAAAAAGCACCGGCGGCCATTTACCTCGGCAACGGCTTTGGCAAATTGACTGGCTACAGCCAGGTAGAAGAACTGGGTACGCTCGAAACACCTATTATTCTGACGAACACCCTTAGCGTTCCGACCGCCGCCGACGCCGTGATCGACTACACGCTCTCGCAAACCGGCAACGCGCAGGTACGGTCGCTGAACCCCGTAGTCGGCGAAACAAACGACGGCGGCCTGAATGACATTCGGGGGCGCCACGTCACGAAACAGCACGTGCTCGACGCGATAAAGCAGGCCAAGACCGGCCCCGTCGAAGAAGGCAACGTTGGAGCGGGCACCGGTACGGTTTGCTTCGGTTTTAAAGGCGGCATTGGCACCTCGTCGCGTAAATTACCCGCTTCGCTGGGCGGCTATACGGTTGGCGTATTGGTACAAACCAATTTTGGGGGCGTTTTACAGATAGCAGGTGTGCCGATTGGGGTAGAACTGGGCAAATTTTCATACAAAGAAAAACTCGACGGTTCGTGCATGATGGTCGTTCTGACCGACGCGCCCCTCGATGCCCGCAACCTGAAACGGCTGGCGAAACGGGCCTTCATGGGCATGGGGCGCACGGGCGGCATCGCTTCCAACGGCAGCGGTGACTACGTCATTGCAGTCTCAACTGCCTACCGCATTCCACACGAGACAAAAAATTCATTCGATGAGGTGAAATTGCTGCGCAATGACAATACGTCGCCTCTTTTCATGGCGGCCATCGAAGCCACGGAAGAAGCCATTATCAACTCGCTCTTTGCCGCCCAAACCATGAAAGGCAACGAAGGGCACCAGGTCGAACAATTGCCGATTGAGAAAGTAGTAGCATTAATGCGTAAGGCGGGCCAAATCCATTAA
- a CDS encoding MBL fold metallo-hydrolase gives MKRLFKMTALFMLAILIMLILVVTLYVNFAPQFGAVATGERLKRMQHSPNYKEGAFQNLVETTLDLSLKTNLKTGWKMIQGTVDAEPKDTIQTVPFDARLFQGTGSPDEVAVSWFGHSSLLIRIQGKTLLTDPVFSERASIVSFAGPKRFLYNHYFDVDELPPVDAVVMSHDHYDHLDYQTFVRLKDKVARFFVPLGVGAHLEKWGIAPDRITELDWWESAQLDDLTLVCTPARHFSGRGLFTNRNGTLWASWALLGTKKRVYYGGDSGYQPAFKAIGEKYGPFDLAMLECGAYNEGWASIHMMPEETAQAQIDVKANVLMPIHWGKFNLALHTWRDPIQRLMKKSAELGTQVATPRIGEVLVLERPVSTTRWWESYP, from the coding sequence ATGAAAAGACTCTTTAAAATGACCGCCCTCTTTATGCTTGCTATTCTTATCATGCTGATTCTGGTTGTTACGCTTTACGTCAATTTTGCGCCCCAGTTCGGGGCTGTTGCCACGGGTGAGCGTTTAAAAAGAATGCAGCATTCACCGAATTATAAAGAAGGCGCTTTTCAAAATCTGGTGGAAACAACATTGGATTTATCACTGAAAACGAACCTGAAGACGGGTTGGAAGATGATTCAGGGCACCGTAGACGCAGAGCCTAAAGATACCATTCAGACCGTTCCGTTTGATGCCCGCCTTTTTCAGGGAACGGGCAGCCCCGATGAGGTAGCTGTTAGCTGGTTTGGCCATTCTTCACTGTTGATCCGCATTCAGGGGAAAACCTTGTTGACGGATCCGGTTTTTAGCGAGCGAGCCTCCATCGTATCTTTTGCCGGACCCAAACGATTTCTGTACAATCATTATTTCGACGTGGATGAATTGCCACCGGTGGATGCCGTGGTGATGTCGCACGACCATTATGACCACCTGGACTACCAAACATTCGTACGCCTGAAAGATAAGGTCGCGCGTTTTTTTGTGCCCCTGGGCGTTGGCGCTCATCTGGAAAAATGGGGAATTGCACCCGACCGGATCACAGAGCTGGACTGGTGGGAATCAGCGCAATTGGATGACTTAACCCTGGTTTGTACGCCCGCCCGACACTTCTCGGGACGGGGACTTTTTACGAATCGAAACGGGACATTGTGGGCATCCTGGGCTTTGCTGGGGACAAAAAAGCGTGTTTATTACGGCGGTGATTCTGGCTATCAGCCTGCTTTTAAGGCGATTGGTGAAAAATATGGCCCATTTGATTTAGCCATGCTGGAATGTGGTGCCTATAATGAAGGGTGGGCTAGCATCCACATGATGCCTGAAGAAACGGCCCAAGCCCAGATTGATGTGAAAGCTAATGTGTTAATGCCGATTCACTGGGGGAAATTTAATTTGGCGCTTCATACCTGGCGCGATCCGATTCAGCGCCTCATGAAAAAATCTGCTGAACTGGGAACACAGGTGGCCACGCCCCGCATCGGAGAGGTTTTAGTTCTGGAGCGTCCTGTTTCAACCACGCGGTGGTGGGAGAGTTATCCTTAA
- the ftsZ gene encoding cell division protein FtsZ: MLEHGYKFELPTEEELPIIKVIGVGGGGSNAVNHMFRLGVKDVDFIVCNTDRQALTNSPVPSKLQLGAHLTKGLGAGTDPKVGREAALENIDDIRLYLGEPTQMVFITAGMGGGTGTGAAPIISQIAKEMGLLTIAVVTAPFKFEGKEKRLQAMEGIDGLKAHCDTVLVVLNDKLAEIHGDLPIRKAFAHADNVLANAVKSIAEMITVRGEINVDFMDVKRVLEGAGQAVMGSFEADGSDRSLQAIEQALNSPLLNDRDIRGAKRILLTMASSSEYETTMNEQLIITSFIEDKIGKEAWLFKHGAIIDESLGKKLRVTVIAAGFDLVDDKDFNPKPDPVPEPEPEPEIPEAELQEEELVGAHEDSPNIFSETQGGHTPTGVPGVSYISDPYSTSEEMLLIEEREDDPMQLQRMIQEFVANRYNERELEPPAYTRQKIVLYDMPMIPDHEFSRSRLND; encoded by the coding sequence ATGCTGGAACATGGTTATAAATTTGAGCTTCCGACAGAGGAGGAACTGCCCATCATCAAGGTGATCGGTGTTGGTGGAGGCGGTAGTAATGCCGTTAACCATATGTTTCGGCTTGGCGTAAAGGATGTAGATTTTATTGTCTGCAATACTGACCGGCAAGCACTCACCAACAGCCCGGTACCCAGTAAATTGCAATTGGGTGCTCACTTAACCAAAGGACTCGGGGCCGGCACCGATCCCAAAGTGGGACGGGAAGCCGCATTGGAAAATATTGACGATATCCGGCTTTATCTGGGTGAACCTACGCAAATGGTGTTCATCACGGCAGGTATGGGAGGGGGAACCGGTACAGGTGCAGCCCCCATTATTTCCCAGATTGCCAAAGAGATGGGGCTTCTGACCATTGCCGTCGTTACGGCTCCTTTCAAATTTGAAGGAAAGGAAAAGCGACTTCAGGCCATGGAAGGGATTGATGGACTAAAAGCACACTGTGACACGGTTCTGGTCGTTTTGAACGACAAGCTAGCCGAAATTCACGGTGATTTGCCCATCCGGAAAGCCTTTGCTCACGCGGACAACGTTTTGGCCAATGCCGTCAAAAGCATCGCTGAAATGATCACGGTACGCGGTGAGATCAACGTTGACTTCATGGACGTAAAACGCGTTCTGGAAGGAGCTGGACAAGCGGTTATGGGTTCATTCGAGGCCGATGGTTCCGATCGCTCCCTGCAAGCCATCGAACAGGCGCTTAACTCTCCGCTTCTCAATGATCGCGATATCCGGGGTGCGAAACGGATTTTGCTCACAATGGCTTCCAGCAGTGAGTATGAAACGACCATGAACGAGCAGTTAATCATTACGTCGTTTATTGAGGATAAGATCGGTAAAGAAGCCTGGTTGTTTAAGCACGGTGCCATCATTGATGAGAGCCTGGGCAAAAAACTGCGGGTAACTGTAATCGCTGCCGGTTTTGATCTGGTTGATGATAAGGATTTTAATCCTAAACCCGATCCTGTTCCTGAGCCTGAACCAGAGCCTGAAATCCCGGAAGCTGAGCTTCAGGAGGAAGAACTGGTAGGTGCTCACGAAGACTCTCCGAATATCTTTAGCGAAACGCAGGGAGGACATACCCCTACGGGTGTTCCCGGCGTAAGCTACATCAGTGATCCGTACAGCACTTCGGAAGAAATGCTCCTGATAGAAGAACGGGAAGACGACCCAATGCAACTTCAGCGGATGATTCAGGAATTTGTTGCTAATCGCTACAATGAACGCGAGTTAGAACCACCTGCCTACACCCGGCAGAAAATTGTTCTTTACGATATGCCTATGATTCCGGATCATGAATTTTCACGAAGCCGGTTAAATGACTAA
- the ftsA gene encoding cell division protein FtsA, giving the protein MTPKQDNKIIVGLDIGSTKVCAVAGRLVRDNNYARLDVLGMGKSISEGVTKGGVQNITKTADAIRKAVEEAAKQANLNIHVVNVGFSGQHISARKQHGSITRTSPGDEVTATDVEHLVGDMYRSVIPAGNEIVHVLPMDFMVDNESGIDDPVGRCGVKLEADFQVIMAQTNSASNTRRSISRTSLQEDMLLLSPLASALAVLTDEERQAGVALVDIGGGTTDIAIYHRNVLRHVAVLPFAGNSLSADIQEGCKVLPHQAEILKIKFGSADPSEFKFNQVVSVPGLSGRPPKDVLLKNLALIIEARLKEIAAMVQAEIIRAGYKDKLLGGVVITGGSAAVSGIEDLFRRVTDMHTRVGLPDLLERNPKADLVSDPAYATAVGLVWAGFKPLDERISVSKHVDEVEEPVKVGIGNGNFRPQQVAMKPQAAKEPEKPAKSKGPSIWERFKSFLNDDITPADDRYDRS; this is encoded by the coding sequence ATGACACCGAAGCAAGACAACAAGATTATCGTAGGACTGGATATTGGAAGCACCAAAGTGTGCGCCGTAGCCGGCCGGTTGGTTCGTGATAATAACTACGCTCGCCTCGATGTGCTGGGCATGGGTAAATCTATCTCCGAAGGGGTAACCAAAGGAGGTGTACAGAATATTACCAAAACAGCTGATGCCATTCGAAAGGCGGTTGAAGAAGCAGCAAAACAAGCTAACCTGAATATTCATGTCGTTAATGTGGGCTTTTCGGGGCAACATATTTCGGCCCGGAAGCAGCACGGCAGCATTACCCGAACTTCGCCCGGTGATGAAGTGACCGCCACAGATGTTGAGCATCTTGTTGGCGACATGTATCGCTCGGTGATTCCGGCTGGAAATGAAATTGTGCACGTACTGCCCATGGATTTTATGGTCGATAATGAATCTGGAATTGACGATCCGGTCGGACGCTGCGGCGTTAAACTGGAAGCGGATTTTCAGGTCATCATGGCCCAGACCAATTCGGCGTCCAACACACGGCGGAGCATCAGCCGAACGTCCCTCCAGGAAGACATGCTGCTGCTGTCGCCGCTCGCTTCGGCTCTGGCCGTTCTGACGGATGAAGAGCGCCAGGCGGGTGTTGCTCTGGTAGACATTGGCGGCGGCACGACCGACATCGCTATTTATCACCGGAATGTGCTACGTCATGTAGCCGTTCTTCCTTTCGCGGGTAACAGCTTGTCAGCTGATATTCAGGAAGGTTGCAAGGTATTGCCCCATCAGGCTGAAATACTAAAAATTAAATTTGGTAGTGCAGATCCTTCCGAGTTTAAATTTAATCAAGTAGTTTCGGTGCCCGGTTTGAGTGGAAGACCTCCTAAAGACGTGCTGTTAAAGAATTTGGCCCTCATTATTGAGGCTCGGTTGAAAGAGATTGCAGCGATGGTTCAGGCCGAAATTATTCGGGCGGGCTATAAGGACAAACTTTTAGGTGGTGTTGTGATTACAGGTGGCTCGGCAGCCGTCAGCGGCATTGAAGATCTTTTCCGTCGGGTAACAGACATGCATACTCGTGTAGGTTTACCTGATCTGCTGGAACGCAATCCAAAGGCAGATCTGGTTAGCGACCCGGCGTATGCAACTGCTGTTGGACTGGTATGGGCTGGTTTTAAGCCATTGGATGAGCGCATTTCGGTAAGCAAGCACGTTGACGAAGTTGAAGAACCCGTCAAGGTGGGTATTGGTAACGGTAATTTCCGCCCCCAACAGGTGGCCATGAAACCACAAGCTGCCAAAGAACCCGAAAAGCCAGCAAAATCGAAAGGACCCAGCATTTGGGAACGCTTTAAATCGTTTCTGAATGATGACATTACCCCAGCGGACGACCGTTATGATCGTTCCTAG
- a CDS encoding cell division protein FtsQ/DivIB, with product MLPIFKIKKVWLTSLLTGVALFGLIAFTEHRQNRRRVEDVQIKMDEVDGHRFLNRNDVLRTLTNDGADLLIGDSFEDIDLKQLEKRLRQNGLIKQCQLYRDLKGNLIADIKQQRPLARLVASGDEERSAMGGWYLNEEGRWFPLSMNYTARVTLLTGDYFSERKPLTAEQSKPLLDLLKWIEADPFWKAQIAQIMVDKNREVTLIPQVGDQYIEIGQPVDLQPKFDKIKLFYKHILPLKGWERYKRVSVQYRNQIVCE from the coding sequence ATGTTACCTATTTTTAAAATAAAAAAAGTTTGGCTGACGTCATTACTAACAGGAGTTGCCTTGTTCGGGCTAATTGCGTTCACAGAACACCGGCAAAATCGACGGCGGGTTGAAGACGTTCAAATCAAGATGGATGAGGTGGATGGCCACCGTTTCCTGAACCGAAATGACGTGCTGCGCACCTTGACCAATGACGGAGCAGATTTGTTGATTGGCGATTCATTTGAAGACATTGATCTGAAGCAGTTGGAAAAACGGCTGCGACAAAACGGTCTGATCAAACAATGCCAGCTTTACCGCGATCTGAAGGGAAATTTGATTGCTGATATCAAGCAGCAGCGTCCACTAGCCCGGCTCGTGGCCAGTGGCGATGAAGAGCGATCAGCAATGGGGGGTTGGTATTTAAACGAAGAAGGTCGCTGGTTTCCGTTGTCGATGAATTATACCGCTCGGGTTACATTATTGACCGGAGACTATTTTTCTGAACGAAAACCATTAACGGCTGAACAAAGTAAGCCATTGCTGGATTTGTTAAAGTGGATAGAGGCTGATCCGTTCTGGAAAGCACAGATCGCGCAGATCATGGTCGATAAGAATCGGGAAGTTACGCTGATTCCCCAGGTCGGAGACCAGTATATCGAAATTGGGCAACCAGTTGATCTACAACCTAAATTTGACAAAATAAAGTTGTTTTATAAACATATATTGCCTCTCAAAGGATGGGAGCGTTATAAACGGGTTAGTGTGCAATACCGTAACCAGATAGTGTGCGAATGA
- the murC gene encoding UDP-N-acetylmuramate--L-alanine ligase, which yields MTLNNIKYVYFLGIGGIGMSALARWFLVNGYEVAGYDKTVTPLTTTLQDEGMVIHFDEDIEQIPDHFRQNKAQTLVIYTPAVPKNHAEYVYLTEQGFTLQKRSQVLGLLASRMTTIAVAGTHGKTTTSSMVAHILRHAGVNCAAFLGGITQNYQTNFLLNDPAEDLSKVICVVEADEFDRSFLTLYPNVAIVTSTDADHLDIYGDHDSVLDSFGAFVSQIKPDGALFMRKGLALAAQTPATVFEYSLQEGSYRADNLRIENARFQFNLVYPGGVIEDIALLLPGFHNVENAVAAGAAALQVGVSPEAVREGLNTYKGVKRRFEYILKTDSKVFIDDYAHHPAEVEAFLTSLKALYPDRAVTAIFQPHLYTRTRDFANEFAESLSIADRVILLDIYPARELPIEGVSADLIYQNIKSPQKWQCSKSELSQILAQNPPELLATIGAGDIDQMIPTLKKQFGDQ from the coding sequence GTGACACTTAATAACATCAAATACGTCTATTTCCTCGGAATTGGCGGTATTGGAATGAGCGCCCTGGCCCGCTGGTTTCTGGTAAATGGGTATGAAGTGGCAGGTTACGATAAAACCGTGACGCCACTAACAACCACGCTCCAGGACGAGGGAATGGTGATTCACTTTGACGAAGATATTGAACAGATTCCCGATCACTTCCGGCAGAACAAAGCCCAAACGCTGGTCATTTACACCCCCGCTGTGCCGAAAAACCACGCGGAATACGTCTACCTGACCGAGCAAGGCTTCACCTTGCAGAAGCGATCGCAGGTGTTGGGTTTGCTAGCCAGCCGGATGACAACCATTGCCGTTGCCGGAACGCATGGCAAAACCACTACCTCCTCGATGGTAGCGCACATTTTGCGCCATGCTGGGGTCAACTGTGCGGCTTTTTTGGGTGGCATCACGCAGAATTATCAGACAAATTTTTTACTCAATGATCCCGCCGAAGACCTGTCAAAGGTGATCTGTGTGGTTGAAGCCGATGAGTTTGACCGTTCTTTTCTGACGCTTTATCCGAATGTAGCCATCGTTACATCGACGGATGCTGACCACTTGGATATTTACGGCGATCACGATTCGGTCCTGGATTCGTTTGGTGCTTTTGTCAGCCAGATTAAACCAGACGGAGCGCTATTCATGAGAAAGGGCCTGGCTCTTGCCGCACAAACGCCAGCCACGGTTTTCGAGTATTCATTGCAGGAAGGCAGCTATCGGGCCGACAACCTGCGCATTGAGAACGCCCGGTTCCAGTTTAATCTGGTTTATCCCGGCGGCGTGATTGAGGATATTGCGTTGCTGCTTCCGGGCTTCCACAACGTAGAAAATGCGGTAGCAGCAGGAGCGGCAGCTTTGCAGGTGGGTGTCTCGCCCGAAGCGGTTCGGGAAGGACTTAATACTTATAAAGGGGTAAAACGCCGGTTTGAGTACATTCTAAAAACCGATTCTAAAGTTTTTATTGATGATTATGCGCATCACCCGGCCGAGGTAGAAGCTTTTCTGACCTCGCTGAAGGCGCTTTACCCAGACCGGGCAGTAACGGCCATTTTTCAGCCGCATTTATACACCCGGACGCGCGATTTCGCTAATGAATTTGCCGAAAGCTTATCCATTGCCGACCGGGTTATTTTGCTGGATATTTATCCGGCTCGTGAGTTGCCTATTGAAGGGGTGAGCGCCGATCTAATTTACCAAAATATTAAGTCGCCGCAAAAGTGGCAATGTTCTAAATCTGAACTGTCGCAAATCCTGGCTCAAAATCCACCGGAACTGCTGGCAACCATTGGTGCCGGTGACATCGATCAGATGATTCCAACCCTAAAAAAGCAATTTGGGGACCAATGA
- the murG gene encoding undecaprenyldiphospho-muramoylpentapeptide beta-N-acetylglucosaminyltransferase, translated as MRIIISGGGTGGHIYPAIAIANELKTIDPTIELLFVGAEGKMEMEKVPRAGYPIVGLPVVGIKRQLTLENLAFPLKLSRSLRQARKIVRDFQPNVAVGVGGYASGPVLLAASRSGVPILIQEQNSYAGLTNKILSRWAKKICVAYPGMDAFFPAEKIQMTGNPVRTDIIAAAGKRAEGLAHFGFQADHKTLLIIGGSQGARSINETIEKDLNLLVQSGYQVIWQTGPQFIERARMAIANSASERIKAFDFIYEMDKAYAAADTVISRAGALSVSELCLVEKPAILVPFPAASEDHQTKNAMSLVSRQAALLVTDREAGSKLVSSALQLLENTQEQQLLSKNIRELARPKAAREIAEEVLKLVNK; from the coding sequence ATACGCATCATAATCAGTGGCGGTGGCACCGGCGGACATATTTATCCGGCCATTGCTATTGCAAACGAACTAAAGACAATTGATCCTACCATTGAATTGCTGTTCGTAGGGGCAGAAGGGAAAATGGAGATGGAGAAGGTGCCCCGTGCCGGTTATCCCATTGTTGGGCTACCGGTAGTTGGCATCAAACGGCAGCTAACGCTGGAAAACCTGGCTTTTCCGCTGAAGTTGAGTCGGAGCTTGCGGCAGGCCCGAAAAATCGTCCGTGACTTTCAACCAAACGTTGCGGTTGGTGTAGGTGGTTACGCAAGTGGGCCGGTGTTGTTGGCAGCTTCGCGATCCGGAGTTCCAATCCTGATTCAGGAACAGAATTCCTACGCTGGCCTGACGAATAAGATACTGTCGCGCTGGGCCAAAAAGATTTGTGTGGCTTATCCGGGCATGGACGCTTTTTTCCCAGCGGAAAAAATCCAGATGACGGGTAATCCCGTTCGGACGGACATCATCGCGGCGGCGGGCAAACGGGCAGAAGGATTAGCCCATTTTGGCTTTCAGGCAGATCACAAGACGCTGCTAATTATTGGCGGAAGTCAGGGCGCCCGGAGCATTAATGAAACAATTGAAAAGGACCTGAATTTACTGGTTCAATCCGGTTATCAGGTTATTTGGCAAACGGGTCCGCAATTTATAGAGCGCGCCCGAATGGCCATTGCAAATAGTGCCTCTGAACGCATTAAGGCGTTTGATTTTATTTATGAAATGGATAAAGCATACGCCGCCGCGGATACCGTGATTTCGCGGGCAGGTGCCTTATCTGTATCGGAACTTTGCCTGGTTGAGAAACCAGCCATTCTGGTGCCCTTCCCAGCTGCTTCGGAAGATCACCAAACTAAAAATGCCATGAGCCTGGTTAGTCGGCAGGCCGCGTTGCTGGTCACAGATCGCGAAGCCGGAAGTAAACTGGTCAGCTCGGCATTGCAGTTACTGGAGAATACGCAGGAGCAGCAACTACTTAGTAAGAACATCCGTGAGCTGGCCCGTCCCAAAGCGGCCAGGGAAATTGCAGAAGAAGTATTGAAGTTAGTCAATAAATAA